In a genomic window of Synergistaceae bacterium:
- a CDS encoding TIGR02757 family protein, with protein MGILSEKAELVKSRAIFEKLYKDFNKRIYVSPDPLQFLYDYDLPEDREIVGLIASSLAYGRVAQILKSIEKVLSVLGPSPSQYLKSVDQAELKESFKGFVHRFTDEYEMVGFLSCISELLKRGATLESLFLSFHEGDSWQTVEKFSTELLACGGKEKMYLLPKPSKGSACKRLALFLRWMVRSDEVDPGGWSKISPDSLFIPLDTHMFNICSKLGLCTHKQPDARAVKEITEAFKVISPEDPVRYDFALTRFGIRSDMQLEELFNRWE; from the coding sequence ATGGGAATTTTATCTGAGAAAGCGGAACTTGTAAAAAGTCGAGCGATATTTGAAAAGTTATATAAAGATTTTAATAAGAGGATCTATGTTTCACCTGATCCTCTTCAATTTCTTTATGATTATGATCTTCCGGAAGACAGAGAGATTGTTGGTTTAATTGCTTCCTCATTAGCATATGGAAGAGTGGCTCAAATACTAAAGAGCATTGAAAAAGTTCTATCCGTCTTAGGTCCCTCACCTTCTCAATATCTGAAAAGTGTGGATCAGGCAGAATTAAAGGAAAGCTTCAAAGGTTTCGTTCATCGTTTTACTGACGAATATGAAATGGTGGGCTTTCTCTCCTGTATAAGTGAACTACTCAAAAGGGGCGCAACTCTAGAGAGTCTGTTTCTCTCATTTCACGAAGGAGATTCTTGGCAGACGGTCGAAAAATTTTCTACAGAGCTGCTAGCCTGTGGCGGGAAAGAGAAGATGTATCTGCTTCCGAAACCTTCCAAAGGCAGTGCATGTAAAAGATTGGCTTTATTTTTGAGATGGATGGTTCGCTCTGATGAGGTGGATCCGGGAGGTTGGTCTAAAATTTCCCCCGATTCTCTTTTTATTCCACTGGACACCCATATGTTTAATATCTGTTCAAAATTAGGATTGTGCACTCATAAACAGCCAGATGCTAGAGCAGTTAAAGAGATTACAGAAGCCTTTAAAGTCATATCGCCAGAGGATCCGGTACGTTATGATTTTGCTTTGACTCGTTTTGGCATAAGAAGCGATATGCAGCTTGAAGAACTCTTTAATAGATGGGAATAA